The Methylomicrobium agile genome has a segment encoding these proteins:
- the proC gene encoding pyrroline-5-carboxylate reductase, whose amino-acid sequence MKTQKIGFIGGGNMATSLISGLIAAGHEPSSIWVSDINSEQLKSLAERLKVNVTASNETAVSEADVVVLAVKPQIMRDVAKQIAPAIQQRKPLVVSIAAGIGERSLSAWLGPDIAIVRCMPNTPALVLTGATALHANDKVGAEQRSMAENILRAVGIALWVKDEKELDAVTAVSGSGPAYYFLLMESMEKAAAELGLTEETARLLVLQTALGAAKIALESSETPELLRKRVTSPGGTTQRAIETFQQGGFEALVSKALHAARDRSVEMSNQPEFN is encoded by the coding sequence ATGAAAACACAAAAAATTGGATTTATCGGCGGCGGCAATATGGCGACGAGCCTGATCAGCGGCCTGATCGCTGCCGGTCATGAGCCTTCCAGCATCTGGGTTTCCGACATCAACTCCGAGCAGCTCAAGTCGCTGGCGGAGCGTCTGAAAGTCAACGTGACCGCATCGAACGAAACGGCAGTCAGCGAGGCCGACGTCGTCGTGCTGGCGGTGAAGCCGCAGATCATGCGCGATGTGGCGAAACAGATCGCGCCGGCGATTCAGCAGCGTAAACCACTGGTCGTCTCGATTGCCGCCGGCATCGGCGAGCGCAGCCTCAGCGCCTGGCTGGGGCCGGACATCGCGATCGTCCGCTGCATGCCGAATACGCCGGCGTTGGTGCTGACCGGCGCCACGGCCCTGCATGCGAACGACAAAGTCGGTGCCGAGCAGCGCAGCATGGCCGAAAACATTTTGCGTGCGGTCGGTATTGCGCTTTGGGTCAAGGATGAAAAAGAACTGGATGCGGTAACGGCCGTATCGGGCAGCGGACCGGCTTATTACTTCCTGCTGATGGAATCGATGGAGAAAGCGGCGGCGGAGCTGGGCCTGACCGAGGAAACGGCGCGCCTGCTGGTGCTGCAAACCGCCTTGGGCGCGGCAAAAATTGCGCTGGAATCGAGCGAAACCCCTGAGTTGTTGCGCAAACGCGTGACCTCGCCGGGCGGCACGACTCAGCGGGCGATCGAAACCTTTCAGCAAGGCGGTTTCGAGGCACTGGTTTCGAAAGCGCTCCATGCGGCACGCGACCGTTCGGTCGAAATGTCCAACCAACCGGAGTTCAATTAA
- a CDS encoding YggT family protein has product MGASYFTDPLVLIIEALSSLYILAVLMRFLLQWCGADFYNPISQFLVRATQPPLRLMRRYIPPIGKIDTSSLILMLFLQILANFLIGLLQGGALGIGALTLIAIMELINLLFNVFIFSIIARALLSWLNPGRFDAASSILYSLTEPVLNIFRRIIPDLGGIDLSPLAALLFLQVARMVILPPLSQLAALIAW; this is encoded by the coding sequence ATGGGTGCAAGTTATTTTACCGATCCGCTCGTCCTGATTATCGAGGCGCTGTCCTCGCTTTACATTCTGGCGGTATTGATGCGCTTCCTGCTGCAGTGGTGCGGCGCCGATTTTTATAATCCGATTTCGCAGTTTCTGGTCAGGGCGACCCAGCCTCCGCTGCGCCTGATGCGCCGGTACATTCCGCCGATCGGCAAGATCGACACATCTTCGCTGATTCTGATGCTGTTCCTGCAGATACTGGCGAATTTTCTGATCGGCCTGTTGCAGGGCGGGGCGCTGGGGATCGGCGCCCTGACTTTGATCGCGATCATGGAACTGATCAATTTATTGTTCAATGTCTTTATCTTCTCCATCATCGCACGTGCGTTGTTGAGCTGGCTGAATCCCGGCCGGTTCGACGCGGCTTCGTCGATTCTTTACAGCCTGACCGAGCCCGTGCTGAACATTTTCAGAAGAATCATTCCCGATCTGGGCGGCATCGATCTGTCGCCGCTCGCCGCGCTACTGTTTCTGCAGGTCGCCAGAATGGTCATCCTTCCCCCGTTGAGCCAACTGGCGGCTCTGATCGCCTGGTAA
- a CDS encoding DUF4124 domain-containing protein, which produces MQDRAFFISLLFAAFCLAGGQAHAKKMYRWVDENGKTFLSDQVPPEQVQHRREELSEKGRVVQITEKAKTREQIELDRRLEALKKQQESLIARQKANDKVLLSTFRNLRDMQDTLKKKMHAIDGRIGFLRGNKHQAEVELENHLQRAAHLERSGEKIPAPLTRDIDKAKAQVKAVQAEIDNQETKKKQEKAVFEADIERYKFLTHSDTEAPQALSGKTAEMKAAVELGLYLCNSASQCAKAWESAHQFVRRFSTTPTDIDNDKLLMTAEPAADSDLSLSVSKVDMGNHQQQLFLDIRCRQSSLGRELCAGDKVRDIRTSFRTYIENAVTDAKAD; this is translated from the coding sequence ATGCAAGACCGCGCTTTTTTTATCAGCCTGTTGTTTGCCGCATTTTGCCTGGCCGGGGGGCAGGCTCATGCCAAGAAAATGTACCGCTGGGTCGACGAGAACGGTAAAACGTTTTTGTCCGATCAGGTACCGCCGGAACAGGTTCAACACCGGCGCGAAGAACTGAGCGAAAAGGGCCGCGTCGTCCAAATTACGGAGAAGGCAAAAACCAGGGAGCAGATCGAGCTCGACCGGCGCCTCGAAGCCTTGAAAAAGCAGCAGGAAAGCCTCATCGCCCGGCAAAAGGCGAACGACAAAGTCTTATTGAGCACGTTCCGCAATTTAAGGGATATGCAGGATACGTTAAAGAAAAAAATGCATGCGATCGATGGGCGGATCGGGTTTTTGCGCGGCAACAAACATCAGGCGGAGGTCGAGCTGGAAAATCATCTTCAGCGTGCGGCCCATCTCGAGCGCAGCGGCGAGAAGATTCCTGCACCGTTAACCCGGGATATCGATAAGGCGAAGGCGCAAGTCAAAGCGGTACAGGCAGAGATCGACAATCAGGAAACCAAGAAAAAACAGGAAAAAGCCGTGTTCGAAGCGGATATCGAACGCTATAAATTTCTGACGCATTCCGATACCGAGGCGCCGCAGGCGTTGAGCGGCAAAACGGCGGAAATGAAAGCCGCGGTTGAACTGGGCCTGTATCTTTGCAATAGCGCCAGCCAATGCGCAAAGGCCTGGGAAAGCGCGCATCAGTTCGTGCGCCGCTTTTCGACGACGCCGACCGACATCGACAACGATAAGCTGCTGATGACGGCCGAACCGGCGGCAGACTCCGATTTAAGCCTGTCCGTGTCGAAGGTCGACATGGGCAATCATCAGCAACAGTTGTTTCTCGACATCCGCTGCCGGCAGTCGTCGCTGGGCAGGGAACTTTGCGCCGGCGACAAAGTGCGCGACATCCGGACGTCTTTCAGAACGTATATCGAAAACGCCGTAACGGACGCGAAGGCCGACTAA
- the argB gene encoding acetylglutamate kinase: protein MQNRKAHQIADVLIEALPYIQRFKGKTVVVKYGGNAMIDEALKHSFARDIVLMKLVGINPIVVHGGGPQIGQLLAKLGKTTGFVDGMRITDSETMDVVEMVLGGLVNKEIVNLINIHGGKAIGLTGKDGDFIRAKKIHLTKADPNAQSPEIIDLGHVGEVSSIDPSVVEMLGQSDFIPVIAPIGVGADGHSYNINADLVAGKVAEVLKAEKLILLTNTAGILDKEGKLLTGLTLKDIDELIADGTISGGMIPKTRCGTDALRGGVGKVHIIDGRVEHAVLLELFTDQGVGTLLLSR, encoded by the coding sequence ATGCAAAACCGAAAAGCCCACCAGATCGCCGATGTCCTGATCGAAGCCCTGCCTTATATTCAACGCTTCAAGGGAAAAACCGTAGTCGTCAAGTACGGGGGTAACGCGATGATTGACGAAGCGCTCAAACACAGTTTCGCCCGCGACATCGTGCTGATGAAACTGGTCGGAATCAATCCGATCGTGGTGCACGGCGGCGGCCCGCAAATCGGCCAGTTGCTCGCGAAACTGGGCAAAACGACCGGCTTTGTCGACGGGATGCGGATTACCGACAGCGAAACGATGGACGTGGTCGAAATGGTGCTCGGCGGACTGGTGAACAAAGAGATCGTGAATCTGATCAACATCCACGGAGGCAAGGCGATCGGTCTGACCGGCAAGGACGGCGACTTCATCCGGGCAAAAAAAATTCATCTGACCAAGGCAGACCCGAATGCGCAGTCGCCGGAAATCATCGACCTGGGCCATGTCGGCGAAGTCAGCAGTATCGATCCGTCGGTCGTCGAAATGCTCGGCCAGAGCGATTTCATTCCAGTGATCGCCCCGATCGGCGTCGGCGCGGACGGCCACTCGTACAATATCAACGCCGATCTGGTTGCAGGCAAGGTCGCGGAAGTGTTGAAGGCGGAAAAACTGATTCTTTTGACCAATACCGCCGGCATTCTGGATAAGGAAGGCAAGCTGTTGACCGGCTTGACGTTGAAAGACATCGACGAGCTGATCGCGGACGGCACGATTTCGGGCGGCATGATTCCGAAGACCCGCTGCGGAACCGATGCGCTGCGCGGCGGCGTCGGCAAGGTGCATATCATCGACGGCCGCGTCGAGCATGCGGTGCTGCTCGAATTATTCACCGATCAGGGCGTCGGCACCTTGCTGCTGAGCCGTTAG
- a CDS encoding phosphomannomutase/phosphoglucomutase, with amino-acid sequence MFRLFSYLAAASLLLLLISNAGVFWIASHAIKQSREAALGALAQGIGLSISAQIELLDKSLDKLAQAPETLQAIASQNPETLRQAAGRLLPLLPNALSVRLLLPGITELDNNGSPPMTYADLNMVRETFSNNRNPLPAVQGENPGARHLAIARKIVQGEQTVGVLLAGFDDDLIRKSIARAKIDEGYIRLHQGKLPLSAAGRAPEEKGEGDGRLQIPVANTDWVLHYGHVDENAPVTLDAGLMFGFILVPLGLMTVLFLLSYRRLSKMLSEDLSSTMRAFKDLMKNNFQGNYATRLGEMKGFISILSQYKRVMDHDGNEVAVPPKQAIDSGLGFTDFSTDTDFGFAIEPAAKAAPKAPESSKVFKKPAAGQKPEPQAASTPPVLDKPPAPKTAAPAEAVDDPKNAIFRAYDIRGIVGESLTQHIVYDIGRALGTEAKSQGCRTIVLGRDGRKTSPGLATAIAKGILSTGCSVLDIGMVPTPVLYFVAHHAEDRSGVMITGSHNPAEYNGIKMVIQGETLAEERIRNLKKCIDSQAYTVGEPGAIEKNSRFANEYIGTVSEDVHLGRPMKIVVDCGNGAAGEIAPKLLKTIGCEVIELNCEIDGNFPHHHPDPSKPANLKELIMAVAHYQADLGLAFDGDRLGVVDSNGKIIWPDRQMMLYAQNVLAARPGAEIIFDVKCSRHLASHIKDRGGRPTLWKTGHALMKAKLRETGAALAGEMSGHIFFNDRWFGFDDALYAAARLIEILSEDSRTSAEVFAELPDSFNTPELSIMLKEGENVQFIEKLKQVAAFSDAEVTTLDGIRIYYPDGFGLVRASNTTPSLVIRFEADTRESLTKIQQHFRQMIKTVDSDLVLPF; translated from the coding sequence ATGTTTCGACTTTTCTCTTATTTGGCCGCCGCATCCCTCCTGCTGCTTCTGATTTCGAATGCGGGCGTCTTCTGGATCGCATCCCACGCAATCAAGCAATCCAGGGAGGCAGCGCTCGGCGCCCTCGCCCAAGGCATCGGCCTGTCGATATCCGCACAGATCGAGCTGCTGGATAAAAGTCTGGACAAACTGGCGCAAGCTCCCGAAACGCTACAGGCCATCGCCAGCCAAAATCCGGAAACGCTGCGGCAAGCGGCTGGCCGACTGCTGCCGCTGCTCCCGAACGCTCTCAGCGTCAGGCTCCTGCTGCCCGGCATTACCGAGCTGGACAACAATGGCTCGCCGCCGATGACTTATGCCGATCTGAACATGGTTCGCGAAACGTTTTCGAACAACCGCAACCCGCTGCCGGCCGTTCAAGGCGAAAACCCGGGCGCCCGGCATCTGGCGATAGCCCGAAAGATCGTCCAGGGAGAACAGACGGTCGGCGTACTGTTGGCCGGTTTCGACGACGACCTTATCCGCAAAAGCATCGCGCGGGCCAAGATCGACGAAGGCTATATCCGCCTGCACCAGGGCAAGCTCCCGTTAAGCGCCGCCGGTCGTGCGCCGGAAGAAAAAGGAGAAGGAGACGGCCGCCTGCAGATTCCGGTAGCGAACACCGACTGGGTTCTCCATTACGGGCATGTCGATGAGAACGCGCCCGTCACGCTCGACGCCGGCTTGATGTTCGGCTTTATTCTGGTTCCGTTGGGGCTGATGACGGTTTTATTCCTGCTGAGCTACCGTCGACTATCGAAGATGCTGAGCGAAGATCTGAGCAGTACAATGCGCGCCTTCAAGGACCTGATGAAAAACAATTTTCAGGGCAATTACGCGACCCGGCTCGGCGAAATGAAAGGTTTCATCTCGATTTTGTCCCAGTACAAGCGAGTCATGGACCACGACGGCAACGAAGTGGCCGTCCCACCGAAGCAGGCGATAGACTCCGGCCTCGGATTTACCGATTTTTCCACCGACACCGATTTCGGGTTCGCCATAGAACCGGCCGCGAAAGCCGCCCCCAAAGCACCGGAGAGCTCCAAAGTCTTCAAAAAACCGGCCGCCGGCCAGAAACCGGAACCGCAGGCCGCCAGCACTCCCCCCGTTCTGGATAAACCGCCCGCCCCAAAAACTGCGGCTCCGGCCGAAGCCGTCGACGATCCGAAAAACGCCATTTTCCGCGCCTACGACATTCGGGGCATTGTCGGCGAATCCTTGACTCAACACATCGTGTACGATATCGGCCGGGCGCTCGGGACCGAAGCCAAATCGCAGGGCTGCCGCACGATCGTACTGGGCCGCGACGGGCGGAAAACCAGCCCCGGCCTGGCGACCGCGATCGCCAAGGGAATCCTTTCCACCGGCTGCAGCGTGCTCGATATCGGGATGGTGCCGACGCCGGTACTCTATTTTGTTGCCCACCACGCCGAAGACCGTTCCGGAGTCATGATCACCGGCAGCCACAATCCGGCCGAATATAACGGCATCAAGATGGTGATCCAGGGCGAAACGCTGGCCGAAGAACGTATCCGGAACCTGAAAAAATGCATCGACAGTCAGGCCTATACGGTCGGTGAGCCCGGCGCGATCGAAAAAAACAGCCGCTTCGCCAACGAATACATCGGCACCGTATCCGAGGACGTCCACTTGGGCAGGCCGATGAAAATCGTCGTCGATTGCGGCAACGGGGCAGCCGGCGAGATCGCGCCCAAATTGCTCAAAACGATCGGCTGTGAAGTGATCGAATTGAACTGCGAGATCGACGGAAACTTCCCGCATCATCATCCCGACCCGAGCAAACCCGCCAATCTGAAAGAACTGATCATGGCGGTCGCGCATTACCAGGCCGACCTGGGCCTGGCCTTCGACGGCGACCGGCTTGGCGTGGTCGACTCGAACGGCAAGATCATCTGGCCGGACCGGCAGATGATGCTGTATGCGCAAAACGTGCTGGCAGCGCGTCCCGGAGCCGAAATCATTTTCGACGTCAAATGCAGCCGCCATTTGGCCAGCCACATCAAAGACCGCGGCGGGCGCCCGACACTCTGGAAAACAGGCCACGCGCTGATGAAGGCCAAACTCCGCGAAACCGGCGCGGCGCTGGCCGGCGAGATGAGCGGCCATATATTCTTCAATGACCGCTGGTTCGGCTTCGACGACGCCTTATACGCGGCGGCCCGCCTGATCGAAATCCTGTCCGAAGACAGCCGCACCAGCGCGGAAGTTTTCGCCGAGCTGCCTGACAGCTTCAATACGCCGGAACTGAGCATCATGCTGAAAGAAGGCGAAAATGTCCAATTCATCGAAAAGCTGAAGCAGGTCGCCGCGTTTTCCGATGCCGAAGTCACCACCCTTGACGGCATCAGAATCTACTATCCGGATGGCTTCGGCCTGGTGCGGGCCTCGAACACGACGCCTTCGCTGGTGATCCGCTTCGAGGCCGATACCCGCGAGTCATTGACAAAAATTCAGCAGCACTTCAGGCAGATGATTAAAACCGTAGATTCTGATTTAGTACTTCCCTTTTAA
- the dut gene encoding dUTP diphosphatase has product MKRLIETKIVNPLLEQYGVPSYKTVGSAGIDLVACIAEPVAIGGRQNRLIGTGLAINIQDPGLVAVVASRSGLCLNHQIRVGQGVGIIDSDYHGEIGVILHNDGENDYTVNPGERIAQLLFMPVVQVALKLVPAFTTVTGRGTGGFGSTGKA; this is encoded by the coding sequence ATGAAACGACTGATCGAAACCAAAATCGTAAACCCACTGCTCGAACAATACGGTGTTCCGTCCTATAAAACCGTCGGCTCCGCAGGAATCGATCTGGTAGCGTGCATTGCAGAGCCCGTCGCGATCGGCGGCCGGCAAAACCGGCTGATCGGCACCGGCCTTGCGATCAATATCCAGGATCCCGGCCTGGTCGCGGTCGTCGCGAGCCGAAGCGGGCTGTGCCTGAACCATCAGATCCGGGTCGGCCAGGGCGTCGGCATCATCGATTCCGATTACCACGGCGAAATCGGCGTAATCCTGCACAATGACGGCGAAAACGATTACACGGTCAATCCGGGCGAGCGGATCGCGCAGCTGCTTTTCATGCCGGTCGTCCAGGTGGCGCTTAAACTCGTTCCCGCATTCACGACCGTTACCGGCCGCGGAACCGGCGGCTTCGGCTCGACGGGAAAAGCCTGA
- a CDS encoding DUF6691 family protein: protein MKTYAITFLSGILFGAGLALSHMIDPNKVLNFLDVTGRWDPSLLFVMIGALAVAMAAFRIILKRPAPLWSGSFQLPQKTAIDPKLIFGAAIFGVGWGMSGYCPGPSVTGLSLLSRESVIMVLAIYSGFFVTHRLLDKP, encoded by the coding sequence ATGAAGACTTACGCAATCACATTTCTGAGCGGGATTTTATTCGGCGCGGGCCTGGCGCTTTCGCACATGATCGATCCGAACAAAGTGCTGAATTTTCTCGATGTGACAGGCCGCTGGGACCCCAGCCTGCTGTTTGTGATGATCGGCGCGCTGGCCGTTGCGATGGCTGCGTTCCGAATCATCCTGAAACGCCCCGCGCCGCTCTGGTCCGGGTCTTTTCAACTGCCTCAAAAGACCGCCATCGATCCGAAACTGATCTTCGGCGCGGCCATTTTCGGCGTCGGCTGGGGCATGAGCGGTTACTGTCCCGGCCCTTCGGTCACCGGCCTGAGTCTGTTATCCCGGGAGTCGGTGATCATGGTCCTCGCGATTTATTCCGGCTTTTTCGTCACTCACCGCCTGCTGGACAAGCCCTGA
- a CDS encoding YeeE/YedE family protein — MENFTPYSALAGGALIGIASAMLLFFNGRIAGISGIMNGVFFAPKNDRTWRLLFLAGLVAGGGLLQWLVPGFNVPRQGYPAELLAIGGFLVGVGTRIANGCVSGHGVCGIARLSIRSIAATLTFIAAGMLTVYVIRHLSELTA; from the coding sequence ATGGAAAATTTCACCCCCTACTCCGCCCTGGCGGGCGGCGCCCTGATCGGGATCGCCAGCGCAATGCTGTTGTTTTTCAACGGACGCATTGCCGGCATCAGCGGGATCATGAACGGCGTGTTTTTCGCGCCGAAAAACGATAGGACCTGGCGGCTGCTGTTTCTGGCCGGCCTCGTCGCCGGCGGAGGGCTCCTGCAATGGCTCGTCCCCGGCTTCAATGTTCCGCGTCAGGGTTATCCGGCCGAATTGCTGGCGATCGGCGGCTTTCTGGTAGGCGTCGGGACCCGGATCGCAAACGGCTGTGTCAGCGGCCACGGCGTCTGCGGAATCGCTCGCCTGTCGATCCGCTCGATCGCGGCGACGCTGACCTTTATCGCCGCCGGCATGCTCACCGTCTACGTAATCCGCCACCTGTCGGAGCTGACCGCATGA
- a CDS encoding alkaline phosphatase, which translates to MKDQSSALPRAFVFGIAGLLLLGCSTLAEKTPARAEIKNVIMVIGDGMGPQQVGLLLSYARQAPHGVLKNHKTALDRLVAESGRIGASLTYPDGALVTDSAASATQLASGKFAKTEMVGLDADGYPAESVIEKARRWGKATGLVSDTRITHATPAAFAAHETHRSRETRIPEDLLAANADVMLSGGLDYWLPQAAAEKNSAIHREMEANIEHAFRIGSARKDGKNLLNEARKQGYHLVFNARQLRQASGKTLGLFAGSGMSDGIAESLNRRNAGHAEPTLAEMSEQALKILERNERGFFLMIEAGQIDWASHRNDTGLLLHEMLRFDAMLHKVLDWMGGREDTLLIVTADHETGGFGFGYSGKNIPAPTTLASGHVFKPNFNFGNPEILDRLYAQKLSYHDIFAEFDALPPNQRTAAALAERVNRHTEFKISASEAASILATEANAGHRPDHPSLSEKTVPKLAAKTAFFVYTKDNRENLLAELVGARQQVVWASGTHTSTPVFVFAKGAGRAVEPFASILHHTDVGRLTIEALRPEDTAD; encoded by the coding sequence ATGAAAGATCAATCCTCCGCTTTACCAAGGGCTTTCGTTTTCGGAATCGCCGGGCTGTTGCTGCTCGGCTGTTCGACGCTGGCCGAAAAGACGCCTGCACGAGCCGAAATCAAAAACGTGATCATGGTCATCGGCGACGGGATGGGGCCGCAGCAGGTCGGCCTGCTGCTGTCTTATGCGCGGCAGGCGCCGCACGGCGTACTGAAGAATCATAAAACCGCGCTGGACAGGCTGGTGGCCGAAAGCGGACGTATCGGCGCTTCGCTGACCTATCCCGACGGCGCGCTGGTCACCGATTCGGCGGCGTCCGCGACGCAGCTGGCATCCGGCAAATTCGCCAAGACCGAAATGGTCGGCCTGGACGCGGACGGATATCCGGCGGAAAGCGTCATCGAGAAAGCCAGACGCTGGGGCAAGGCGACCGGCCTGGTCTCGGACACGCGCATCACCCACGCGACGCCTGCCGCGTTCGCCGCACACGAAACCCACCGCAGCCGCGAAACCCGCATTCCCGAAGACTTGCTGGCCGCAAACGCCGACGTGATGCTGTCCGGCGGCCTCGATTATTGGCTGCCCCAGGCCGCCGCCGAAAAGAATTCGGCCATTCATCGGGAAATGGAGGCCAATATCGAGCATGCCTTTCGAATCGGTTCGGCGCGCAAGGACGGGAAAAACCTGCTGAATGAAGCCCGCAAACAAGGCTACCATCTGGTTTTCAATGCCCGCCAATTGCGGCAGGCATCCGGCAAAACCCTGGGGCTTTTCGCCGGCTCCGGAATGAGCGACGGCATCGCCGAAAGCCTGAACCGGCGGAACGCCGGCCATGCCGAACCGACGCTCGCAGAAATGAGCGAACAGGCATTGAAAATCCTGGAACGCAACGAACGCGGCTTTTTTTTGATGATCGAAGCCGGCCAGATCGATTGGGCGTCGCACCGGAACGATACGGGACTCCTGCTGCATGAAATGCTCCGCTTCGATGCGATGCTGCACAAGGTGCTGGACTGGATGGGCGGGCGCGAAGATACGTTGCTGATCGTGACCGCCGATCACGAAACGGGCGGCTTCGGCTTCGGCTACTCGGGCAAAAACATTCCCGCTCCCACAACATTGGCGAGCGGACATGTTTTCAAACCGAACTTCAATTTCGGCAATCCCGAAATTCTCGACAGGCTGTATGCGCAAAAGCTCAGCTATCACGACATCTTTGCTGAATTCGACGCCCTGCCGCCCAACCAAAGAACAGCAGCCGCGCTGGCCGAACGCGTCAACCGTCATACCGAATTCAAGATAAGCGCCAGCGAAGCCGCAAGCATTCTGGCAACCGAGGCGAATGCGGGCCACCGTCCCGATCATCCCTCCCTGAGCGAGAAAACCGTTCCCAAACTGGCCGCCAAAACCGCATTTTTCGTCTATACGAAGGACAACCGCGAAAATCTTCTGGCCGAGCTTGTCGGCGCCCGGCAGCAGGTCGTCTGGGCCAGCGGCACGCATACCAGCACGCCGGTTTTTGTATTTGCGAAAGGGGCCGGACGGGCCGTCGAGCCGTTCGCAAGCATTTTGCATCATACGGACGTCGGCCGCCTGACGATCGAGGCGTTACGGCCGGAAGATACCGCAGACTGA
- a CDS encoding DUF599 domain-containing protein, whose amino-acid sequence MRLPLPFDLLAFAGSSGLILIYYLFLRLRTRRDPDFSVHRFNRKVRAAWVDMVAQSGKMDVLAVQTLRNSVMAANFMASTSVLLIIGTLNLSDRIEKWAGAWHPETAAASRAGELWLIKLGLLLLVFFIAFYCFTMAIRFFNHVGYMINLLAGLPEADISHAQVCTYLNRAGAYYSYGTRSFFFSLPLILWFFGPYPLILATIVLIAALYKLDRAP is encoded by the coding sequence ATGCGCCTCCCGTTACCGTTCGACCTGCTCGCGTTTGCAGGCAGCAGCGGCCTGATACTGATCTACTACCTTTTTTTGCGGCTGCGCACCCGCCGCGATCCCGATTTCAGCGTACACCGGTTTAACCGGAAGGTGCGCGCGGCGTGGGTCGATATGGTGGCGCAGAGCGGCAAGATGGATGTCCTGGCCGTGCAGACGCTCCGCAATTCGGTCATGGCGGCCAATTTCATGGCGTCGACTTCGGTGCTGCTGATCATCGGCACGCTGAATCTGAGCGACCGGATCGAAAAATGGGCCGGCGCCTGGCATCCGGAGACGGCCGCCGCAAGCCGGGCGGGTGAATTATGGCTGATCAAGCTCGGCCTGTTACTGCTCGTTTTTTTCATCGCCTTTTACTGTTTTACGATGGCCATCCGCTTTTTCAATCATGTCGGCTACATGATCAACCTGCTGGCGGGACTGCCCGAAGCCGACATTTCGCACGCGCAAGTCTGCACCTATCTGAACCGGGCGGGAGCCTACTACAGCTACGGCACGCGCAGCTTTTTTTTCAGCCTGCCGCTGATTCTCTGGTTTTTCGGTCCTTATCCCCTGATTCTGGCAACGATCGTGCTGATTGCGGCACTCTACAAGCTGGATCGGGCGCCCTGA
- the cfa gene encoding cyclopropane fatty acyl phospholipid synthase, whose amino-acid sequence MTEEQKIAIDRALIAPRPRRKRSSTQEFVHRLFEEADIRLNGHRPFDIQVRDPRFYERVLTDGPLGFGEAYTEGWWDCHDMAEMIARITRHDIEKNLKLSWKLLWGVLRSRLVNLQSRSRSPTVGRDHYDKTLDAYECMTGKWQALSCGYWKSAKTLDEAQEAKFDLICRKLDISRHDRVLDIGCGFGSFAKFAAEKYGCSVTGINISPQQAERARSNCTGLPVDIVTCDYRDTRHYLSEKKFDKLVSIGMFEHVGNRNFRTYFQIANRCLKDDGLFLLHTIGSNISLHHNDPWFEKYIFPGGLLPSIKQIGAAIENVFVMEDWHNFGYDYSLTLNSWYKNFAAAWSGDPNDPFYRMWTYYLLSCSGYFKARRVQLWQVVLSKSGHSGGYTSIR is encoded by the coding sequence ATGACAGAAGAACAAAAAATTGCCATTGACCGCGCATTGATCGCACCACGACCAAGACGCAAGAGAAGCTCGACGCAGGAATTTGTTCACCGTTTGTTTGAAGAAGCCGATATCCGCCTCAACGGCCACAGGCCTTTCGACATCCAGGTGCGCGACCCTCGATTTTACGAACGCGTGCTGACGGACGGGCCGCTCGGTTTCGGCGAAGCCTACACCGAAGGGTGGTGGGACTGCCACGACATGGCCGAAATGATCGCCCGCATTACCCGCCACGACATCGAAAAAAACCTGAAACTCTCCTGGAAACTGTTGTGGGGAGTTCTCCGCTCCCGCCTGGTCAATCTGCAATCCCGAAGCCGCTCGCCTACCGTCGGCCGCGATCACTACGACAAAACGCTGGACGCCTACGAATGCATGACCGGCAAATGGCAGGCATTGAGCTGCGGCTACTGGAAATCGGCAAAGACGCTGGACGAAGCCCAGGAAGCCAAATTCGACCTGATCTGCCGAAAGCTCGACATCAGCCGCCACGACCGCGTGCTCGACATCGGCTGCGGTTTCGGCTCGTTCGCCAAATTCGCCGCGGAAAAATACGGCTGCAGCGTGACCGGCATCAATATCTCTCCCCAGCAGGCCGAACGCGCGCGCAGCAACTGCACGGGACTTCCGGTCGACATCGTGACCTGCGACTACCGGGACACCCGACACTATCTGTCCGAAAAGAAATTCGACAAACTCGTTTCGATCGGCATGTTCGAGCATGTCGGCAATAGAAACTTCCGCACTTATTTTCAAATCGCCAACCGCTGCCTGAAAGACGACGGCCTCTTCCTGTTGCATACGATCGGTTCGAACATTTCGCTGCACCATAACGATCCCTGGTTCGAAAAGTACATTTTTCCGGGAGGGCTTCTGCCATCGATCAAGCAAATCGGCGCGGCGATCGAGAACGTCTTCGTGATGGAAGACTGGCATAATTTCGGCTACGACTATTCCTTGACGCTGAACAGCTGGTACAAAAATTTCGCCGCGGCCTGGTCCGGTGACCCAAACGACCCGTTTTATCGGATGTGGACCTATTATCTCCTGTCCTGTTCGGGCTATTTCAAGGCCCGGCGCGTACAGTTGTGGCAGGTCGTACTTTCCAAATCCGGCCATAGCGGCGGCTATACCAGCATTCGATAA